The following proteins are co-located in the Ketogulonicigenium robustum genome:
- a CDS encoding spike base protein, RCAP_Rcc01079 family gives MPNDPFRNAATGLQSPAVQAAAITPSNTVDLPNVPRAIYATTAGNLRVTMLAGGEPVTLPVLVGVPLPVRVQRVWATGTTAAGLVGVW, from the coding sequence ATGCCAAACGATCCATTTAGAAATGCCGCAACCGGCCTGCAAAGCCCCGCTGTGCAGGCCGCAGCGATCACGCCATCGAACACTGTCGATTTGCCCAACGTGCCCCGCGCGATCTACGCGACCACGGCGGGAAATCTGCGCGTGACCATGCTGGCGGGGGGCGAGCCTGTGACGCTGCCGGTGTTGGTTGGCGTGCCGCTGCCGGTGCGCGTCCAGCGCGTCTGGGCGACAGGCACAACAGCGGCAGGATTGGTTGGGGTCTGGTAA
- a CDS encoding MBL fold metallo-hydrolase, whose product MTAAERLPDVTAFHDRRTGSVQYVVADPVTKDCAIIDPVFDYDEKSGQTWSENADKILAFIAERGYRVQWIMDTHPHADHFSAAPYLKAKTGAPTATGSYVTRVQKLWADFYNWPDFPQDGSQWDHLFSAGDTFNIGEIGGYVIHSPGHTLASITYVIGDAAFIHDTMFQPDSGTARADFPGGSSAALWDSIQAILQLPPETRLFTGHDYLPGGRALQYESTIAMQIATNSHLSVHRDKAAYIAARDARDATLPMPKLILHALQVNINGGQLPAPEANGRRYLKIPMDLLTRGSGE is encoded by the coding sequence ATGACTGCCGCCGAACGCTTGCCCGATGTCACCGCCTTTCATGATCGCCGCACGGGATCGGTTCAGTATGTCGTGGCAGATCCGGTCACCAAAGACTGCGCGATTATCGACCCCGTTTTCGACTATGACGAAAAGTCCGGCCAGACGTGGAGCGAGAACGCAGACAAGATTTTGGCCTTCATTGCCGAGCGTGGCTACCGCGTTCAGTGGATTATGGACACGCACCCCCATGCCGACCACTTTTCCGCCGCGCCTTATCTGAAAGCGAAAACGGGTGCGCCGACAGCGACAGGATCGTATGTCACCCGCGTGCAAAAGCTGTGGGCCGATTTTTATAACTGGCCCGATTTCCCGCAGGATGGCAGCCAGTGGGATCACCTGTTTTCCGCCGGCGACACGTTCAACATTGGCGAAATCGGGGGCTATGTCATTCATTCGCCTGGGCACACGCTGGCCTCGATCACCTATGTGATTGGTGATGCGGCGTTTATCCACGATACGATGTTCCAGCCTGACAGCGGTACGGCGCGGGCCGACTTTCCGGGGGGCAGCTCTGCCGCGCTGTGGGATTCGATTCAGGCGATTTTGCAATTGCCGCCCGAAACGCGCCTCTTTACCGGGCACGATTATTTGCCGGGTGGGCGGGCGTTACAGTACGAATCGACCATTGCCATGCAGATCGCGACGAACAGCCATCTGTCGGTGCATCGCGACAAGGCCGCCTACATCGCCGCGCGTGATGCGCGTGACGCTACGCTGCCGATGCCCAAGCTGATTCTGCATGCGCTGCAGGTGAACATCAACGGCGGGCAGCTGCCCGCGCCCGAGGCGAACGGTCGGCGCTACCTGAAAATCCCGATGGATTTGCTGACGCGCGGCAGTGGCGAGTAG
- a CDS encoding DoxX family protein: MIDLSTAPYAILILRLALAVLFFAHAGLKLFVFKPAGTVGYFQSLGLPGWFAYLTIAAEILGALALTFGIVPRLAALALIPLMLGTIIKVHGPAGFWFTNPNGGWEYPAFWTIALLVLVLLGDGAGTLVASPF, translated from the coding sequence ATGATCGATCTGTCCACCGCCCCCTATGCCATCCTGATCCTGCGCTTGGCTTTGGCTGTTTTGTTCTTTGCCCATGCGGGCTTGAAACTGTTTGTCTTCAAACCTGCGGGCACCGTGGGTTACTTCCAATCGCTCGGGCTGCCGGGCTGGTTTGCCTACTTGACCATCGCCGCTGAAATTTTGGGCGCCCTTGCCCTGACCTTCGGTATCGTCCCGCGTCTGGCGGCTTTGGCCCTGATCCCGCTGATGCTGGGCACGATCATCAAGGTGCACGGCCCCGCCGGTTTCTGGTTCACCAACCCCAACGGTGGCTGGGAATACCCCGCCTTCTGGACGATCGCGCTGCTGGTTCTGGTGCTGCTGGGTGATGGTGCGGGCACGCTGGTCGCCAGTCCGTTCTAA
- a CDS encoding peptidylprolyl isomerase produces MTNPLVVMRTEEGDITLRIYLDKAPISGENFMRYVDSGALNNQTLFRIVTPDNEEQARDHYIQALHWGWRAKDANDPRPFPQIPLERTRDTGLRHVRGTLAMGRYEPGNSGSEFFIMMNEDPEMDFGGKRQPDGQGFAAFGQVESGWDVMDRLYARAEKDQTHLRQPIAISEVARVD; encoded by the coding sequence ATGACAAATCCTCTGGTAGTGATGCGCACGGAAGAGGGCGACATCACGTTGCGCATTTACCTCGATAAAGCGCCGATTTCGGGCGAAAACTTCATGCGCTATGTCGACAGCGGCGCGTTGAACAACCAAACGCTGTTCCGCATCGTGACACCCGATAACGAAGAACAGGCGCGCGACCATTACATTCAGGCGCTGCACTGGGGCTGGCGCGCGAAAGACGCGAATGATCCGCGCCCGTTCCCGCAGATCCCGCTAGAGCGGACGCGCGACACCGGCCTGCGCCACGTGCGCGGCACGTTGGCGATGGGCCGCTACGAGCCCGGCAATTCGGGGTCGGAATTCTTCATCATGATGAACGAAGATCCCGAGATGGACTTTGGCGGCAAGCGCCAGCCTGACGGGCAGGGCTTCGCCGCCTTTGGTCAAGTCGAAAGCGGCTGGGATGTGATGGACCGCCTGTATGCGCGGGCGGAAAAAGACCAGACCCACCTGCGCCAGCCCATCGCGATTTCCGAGGTTGCGCGCGTCGACTGA
- a CDS encoding LrgB family protein, giving the protein MIADLLHSPILWLTLTVGVFAGAQMLARLSGNHPVVNPVLISIAVVVVTLVATGTDYATYMSGAQLIYLLLGPATVAIALSLFRARHLIRERALPVIGALVVGAPVGATAGWLIARGLGADQALALALVPKSVTAGIAVGVADAIGALAPLTVAVAISTGVVGAVIAGPLLNLLGIRDPAARGFAMGVSAHGIATARAMQVSAVSGAFAGLGMALNGVVTAIVIPLAFAAFGQ; this is encoded by the coding sequence ATGATCGCCGATTTGCTTCATTCGCCCATTTTGTGGCTGACGCTGACCGTCGGCGTGTTTGCGGGGGCGCAGATGCTGGCGCGCTTGTCGGGCAACCATCCGGTGGTGAACCCGGTTCTTATCTCGATCGCGGTTGTTGTGGTGACGCTGGTCGCGACAGGGACGGATTATGCAACCTATATGTCGGGCGCGCAGCTCATCTACCTGCTGCTGGGGCCGGCGACGGTCGCGATTGCGCTGTCGCTGTTTCGCGCGCGCCATTTGATTCGCGAGCGCGCGCTGCCGGTAATTGGGGCGCTGGTTGTGGGCGCGCCGGTGGGGGCGACTGCAGGCTGGCTGATCGCGCGGGGCCTCGGCGCAGATCAGGCGCTGGCCTTGGCGCTGGTGCCCAAATCGGTCACGGCGGGTATTGCCGTGGGCGTGGCCGATGCCATTGGCGCGCTGGCCCCGCTGACAGTCGCGGTTGCGATCTCGACCGGTGTGGTCGGGGCTGTGATCGCGGGGCCGCTGCTGAATCTGCTGGGGATTCGTGACCCCGCCGCACGTGGGTTTGCAATGGGTGTATCAGCGCATGGAATCGCGACCGCGCGCGCGATGCAGGTCAGCGCGGTGTCGGGCGCGTTTGCCGGACTGGGGATGGCGTTGAACGGGGTGGTGACGGCAATTGTCATCCCACTGGCGTTTGCGGCGTTCGGGCAGTAG
- a CDS encoding CidA/LrgA family protein, producing the protein MLKGLFVILACQLVGEVVIRVTGWPLSAPVIGIVLLLVLLLVWARKGGNAAIEKSQTVKVADGLLAVLGLFFVPGGVGIMLYFEALSANIWPMLIALVCSTAITIAVTAAVFALLSKRGRA; encoded by the coding sequence ATGCTGAAGGGTTTATTCGTCATCCTTGCGTGCCAGTTGGTGGGCGAGGTCGTGATCCGCGTGACTGGCTGGCCGCTATCGGCGCCGGTGATCGGAATTGTGTTGTTGCTGGTGTTGTTGCTGGTTTGGGCGCGCAAAGGTGGCAATGCCGCGATAGAGAAAAGCCAGACGGTGAAGGTTGCTGACGGTCTGCTGGCGGTGCTGGGTCTGTTTTTCGTGCCCGGCGGTGTCGGGATCATGCTGTATTTCGAAGCGCTGTCGGCGAATATTTGGCCGATGCTGATCGCGCTGGTCTGTTCGACCGCGATCACCATTGCCGTCACAGCGGCCGTCTTCGCGCTGCTATCCAAACGGGGGCGGGCATGA
- the mraY gene encoding phospho-N-acetylmuramoyl-pentapeptide-transferase, which translates to MLYWLTALSDGGGPFNLFRYITFRAGGAFFTALLIGFVFGRPLINYLRRVQGRGQPIRADGPAGHLAKAGTPTMGGLLIIGALLVATLLWARWDNAFIWVVLFVTIGYAGIGFVDDYAKVTKQTTAGLSGRVRLVLGFVIAGVAGFWASYYQPELMANHLAVPFFKSLLINLGVFFIPFAIITIVGAANAVNLTDGLDGLAIMPVMIAAATFGIIAYFVGRADFSTYLDVHYVPGTSEIVVFCAALVGAGLGFLWYNAPPAAVFMGDTGSLALGGALGAIAIVTKHELVLVVVGGLFVVEALSVIIQVLYFKRTGKRIFLMAPIHHHFEKKGWSESQIVIRFWIIALVLAIIGLSTLKLR; encoded by the coding sequence ATGCTTTATTGGCTGACAGCTCTTTCAGATGGCGGCGGGCCGTTCAACCTGTTCCGCTATATCACTTTTCGGGCGGGCGGGGCGTTCTTTACCGCGCTGCTGATTGGCTTCGTCTTTGGGCGACCGCTGATCAATTACTTGCGCCGTGTGCAAGGGCGGGGGCAACCGATCCGCGCCGATGGCCCTGCGGGCCATTTGGCCAAGGCGGGCACGCCGACCATGGGCGGGTTGCTGATCATCGGTGCGCTGCTGGTCGCCACGCTGCTATGGGCGCGCTGGGATAATGCCTTTATCTGGGTCGTGCTGTTCGTGACGATCGGCTATGCGGGCATTGGGTTTGTCGACGACTATGCCAAAGTGACCAAGCAGACGACGGCGGGCCTTTCGGGCCGTGTGCGGTTGGTGCTGGGCTTTGTGATCGCGGGTGTTGCGGGCTTTTGGGCCAGCTATTACCAGCCGGAACTGATGGCTAACCATCTGGCCGTGCCGTTCTTCAAATCGCTGCTGATCAATCTGGGTGTGTTTTTCATCCCCTTCGCGATCATCACCATTGTGGGCGCGGCGAATGCGGTGAACCTGACCGATGGCTTGGACGGGCTGGCCATTATGCCCGTAATGATCGCCGCGGCGACGTTCGGGATTATCGCCTATTTCGTCGGGCGGGCCGACTTTTCGACCTATCTGGACGTGCATTACGTGCCTGGTACGTCCGAGATTGTGGTGTTCTGCGCGGCGCTGGTCGGCGCGGGCTTGGGCTTTTTGTGGTATAATGCACCGCCTGCGGCTGTGTTCATGGGCGACACCGGCAGCTTGGCGCTGGGCGGCGCGCTGGGGGCTATCGCCATTGTGACCAAGCACGAGTTGGTGCTGGTGGTCGTGGGCGGCCTGTTCGTGGTCGAGGCGCTGTCGGTGATTATTCAGGTGCTGTACTTCAAGCGCACCGGCAAGCGGATCTTCCTGATGGCGCCGATTCACCACCACTTTGAAAAGAAGGGCTGGTCGGAATCGCAGATCGTGATCCGGTTCTGGATAATCGCGCTCGTGCTGGCCATCATCGGGCTGTCGACGCTGAAACTGCGCTAA
- a CDS encoding UDP-N-acetylmuramoyl-tripeptide--D-alanyl-D-alanine ligase has product MTALWTGHEAAAATGGRLLRDFAVDGISIDTRTLQPGDLFVALAASRDGHDFVQAALEKGAAGALVARIPAGVANDAPLLIVDDVLAALEAMGRAARARTKAKVIAVTGSVGKTSTKDMLRTVLAHFGRTHASEASYNNHWGVPLTLARMPADTEFGVFELGMSHPGEIGPLSRMVQPHVGVITTVAAAHFEAFGSLEGIAHEKAAIFEGLLPKGTAVVNGDLAVTPILVAAAKARGARVVTFGEQGADHHRLLDVRVRGGVTVGTGRAWRTPFHLKVNSAGRHFAVNALAVLAAVSAVGVDRARALVALGDWTPPAGRGMRQVIALDALREGRSFELIDDAYNANPTSMAAALDVLALSEPVDGVGRMMRGRRVAVLGDMLELGPEEMALHAALADNAALQKADVVICVGPRMKALHAALPPEDAYWFAAPEDVLPHLNRIADAGDVVLIKGSKGSRVSIIVDALRKLGCKAETVE; this is encoded by the coding sequence ATGACGGCACTTTGGACGGGGCACGAGGCTGCCGCCGCAACGGGCGGGCGGCTGCTGCGCGATTTTGCTGTCGATGGGATTTCAATCGACACGCGCACGCTGCAACCGGGTGATCTGTTCGTGGCACTGGCCGCCAGCCGCGATGGGCATGATTTTGTTCAAGCCGCGTTGGAAAAGGGGGCTGCGGGTGCGCTGGTCGCACGTATTCCCGCCGGTGTTGCAAATGATGCGCCGCTGCTGATCGTCGATGACGTGCTGGCCGCCCTCGAGGCGATGGGCCGCGCGGCGCGTGCGCGCACCAAGGCCAAGGTGATCGCGGTGACGGGATCGGTCGGGAAAACATCGACCAAGGACATGCTGCGCACCGTCCTGGCGCATTTCGGGCGCACGCATGCATCGGAAGCCAGCTACAATAACCACTGGGGCGTGCCGCTGACTTTGGCCCGCATGCCGGCTGATACCGAATTTGGTGTGTTCGAGCTGGGGATGAGCCACCCCGGCGAGATCGGCCCGTTGTCGCGCATGGTGCAGCCGCATGTCGGCGTCATCACCACGGTTGCCGCTGCGCATTTTGAAGCATTCGGCAGCCTTGAGGGGATCGCCCACGAAAAGGCGGCCATTTTTGAAGGCCTGCTGCCCAAGGGCACTGCCGTTGTGAACGGCGATCTGGCCGTGACACCTATTTTGGTTGCCGCCGCGAAGGCGCGGGGCGCGCGCGTGGTGACCTTTGGCGAACAGGGCGCGGATCACCATCGCCTGCTGGACGTGCGCGTGCGTGGCGGCGTGACCGTCGGCACGGGGCGCGCGTGGCGCACGCCCTTCCATCTGAAGGTCAACAGCGCGGGGCGGCATTTTGCGGTGAATGCTTTGGCGGTTCTGGCCGCCGTCAGCGCCGTGGGTGTGGACCGCGCGCGGGCGCTGGTGGCCTTGGGCGATTGGACGCCCCCCGCAGGCCGCGGCATGCGGCAGGTGATCGCGCTGGATGCGCTGCGCGAGGGGCGCAGTTTTGAACTCATCGACGATGCGTATAACGCGAACCCCACATCGATGGCGGCAGCGCTGGACGTGCTGGCCCTGTCGGAGCCTGTCGATGGCGTGGGGCGGATGATGCGCGGCCGGCGCGTTGCCGTGCTGGGCGATATGTTGGAACTGGGGCCGGAGGAGATGGCGCTGCATGCCGCGCTGGCCGACAATGCCGCGCTGCAAAAGGCCGATGTGGTGATTTGCGTTGGGCCGCGCATGAAGGCGCTGCACGCGGCGCTGCCCCCCGAGGACGCCTATTGGTTCGCCGCCCCCGAGGACGTTCTGCCGCACCTGAACCGCATTGCGGATGCGGGGGATGTGGTGCTGATCAAAGGATCAAAGGGCAGTCGCGTTTCGATCATCGTCGACGCGCTGCGCAAGTTGGGCTGCAAGGCCGAGACTGTGGAATAG
- a CDS encoding UDP-N-acetylmuramoyl-L-alanyl-D-glutamate--2,6-diaminopimelate ligase: protein MAEVQNTKSLAELGLHGAAGPQGAALRVSGIAIDSRQLRQGMLFAALPGTAAHGASYAERAVTLGATAILTDPEGAALIGDTLAGQNVTLVVTKDARAALAGAAALWFGPQPPMVVAVTGTNGKTSVTSFARQIWQRLGHHAINIGTTGVDGDWHYPLKHTTPDALTLQHVLAAAAADGVTHVAMEASSHGIEQRRLEGVMLAAAGFTNFSQDHLDYHKTFDAYFEAKAGLFTRLLPEDGVAVINIDDPKGAELAGTAEQRGQEVIGVGHTMGARLQLLGQRFDATGQDIRFSWQGTIYQQRLDLIGGFQADNVLLAAGLVIASGEDEEDVFAALPYLTTVRGRMQLAARRANGASVFVDFAHTPDAVSTVLQAIRPHVMGRIIAIVGAGGDRDRTKRPLMGAAAAQLADMVIVTDDNPRTEDPASIRAAVMEGAIAAGGSAYTVEIGDRAEAILRGVDALQAGDALIICGKGHESGQIVGQDVLPFDDVEQASIAVAALEGLI from the coding sequence ATGGCAGAAGTGCAAAACACGAAATCGCTGGCCGAGTTGGGATTGCATGGGGCCGCGGGGCCGCAAGGTGCGGCGCTGCGGGTCAGTGGCATTGCAATTGACAGCCGTCAACTGCGCCAAGGCATGCTGTTTGCTGCCTTGCCGGGGACGGCAGCACACGGCGCAAGCTATGCCGAACGCGCCGTCACCTTGGGCGCGACGGCGATTCTGACCGACCCCGAAGGCGCAGCGCTGATCGGCGACACGCTGGCGGGGCAAAATGTGACGCTGGTGGTCACCAAAGATGCCCGCGCCGCGCTGGCTGGCGCAGCCGCGCTGTGGTTTGGCCCGCAGCCGCCGATGGTTGTGGCTGTCACCGGCACGAACGGCAAGACATCGGTCACCAGCTTTGCCCGCCAGATCTGGCAGCGGCTGGGGCATCATGCAATCAACATCGGCACCACAGGTGTCGATGGCGACTGGCATTACCCCTTGAAACACACCACTCCCGATGCGCTGACACTGCAGCATGTGCTGGCCGCTGCGGCTGCCGATGGGGTCACCCATGTCGCGATGGAGGCATCGTCCCACGGGATCGAGCAACGCCGCCTTGAAGGGGTGATGCTGGCAGCGGCGGGGTTCACCAACTTCAGCCAAGACCACCTAGACTATCACAAGACGTTCGACGCCTATTTCGAGGCCAAGGCCGGGCTCTTCACGCGGTTGCTGCCGGAAGATGGCGTCGCGGTGATTAACATTGACGACCCCAAAGGGGCAGAGCTGGCGGGTACCGCCGAGCAGCGCGGGCAGGAAGTGATCGGCGTGGGGCACACGATGGGTGCACGCCTGCAATTGCTGGGGCAGCGGTTCGATGCCACGGGGCAGGACATCCGTTTTAGCTGGCAGGGCACGATTTATCAGCAACGCCTTGATCTGATTGGTGGCTTTCAGGCCGACAACGTGCTGCTGGCCGCTGGCCTTGTGATCGCATCCGGCGAGGACGAGGAAGATGTTTTTGCGGCACTGCCCTACCTGACCACCGTTCGCGGGCGGATGCAGCTGGCCGCGCGGCGGGCCAATGGCGCGTCTGTGTTCGTCGATTTCGCCCATACGCCCGACGCTGTCTCGACCGTGCTGCAGGCCATTCGCCCGCATGTGATGGGCCGCATTATCGCCATCGTCGGCGCGGGCGGCGACCGCGACCGCACCAAGCGCCCCCTGATGGGGGCCGCTGCGGCGCAGTTGGCCGATATGGTGATTGTCACCGACGACAACCCCCGCACCGAAGACCCGGCGAGCATCCGCGCCGCTGTGATGGAGGGGGCGATCGCTGCAGGCGGCAGCGCCTACACCGTCGAGATCGGCGATCGTGCCGAGGCGATCTTGCGCGGCGTCGATGCGCTGCAGGCGGGCGATGCCTTGATTATCTGCGGCAAGGGCCACGAAAGCGGCCAGATTGTGGGGCAGGACGTGCTGCCGTTCGACGATGTCGAACAGGCCAGCATTGCGGTCGCTGCCCTCGAGGGATTGATATGA
- a CDS encoding peptidoglycan D,D-transpeptidase FtsI family protein, producing the protein MIRKPLRPLARILQARESGESTDAIQRENMRLRQEEERDYGRQRAERRLLLLGAAFALGFFMVGGRMALLASTEPSEPRTSAGLVASITSQRADIVDRNGRLLATNIETASVYVHPQQLVDPERAARELAQIFPELNEERMLHDFTSDRRFLWIRRQISPEQRQAVHDIGDPGILFGAREARLYPNGPIAAHVMGGAGFGNEDVSSAEVIGVAGVERFFDERLRDPAHLAEPLQLSIDLTVQAAVEQVLQGGITMMNAKGAAGIIMDIHTGEIIAMASLPDFDPNDRPRVLTEGDQSDSPLFNRAVQGVYELGSVFKIFAAAQAIDLGLVNQDTVLDTRSPLVVGRFRISDFGNYGAQNSVHQIIEKSSNVGSARLAMLIGPQRQRDFLGELGFLTPTGLELSEAATGVPLLPRTWGELTSITASYGHGFSSSPVHLAAGYSTLLNGGHLVRPTLVHTEDHPLGEQIVSQSVSEDAREMLRSVVTHGTASFANIPGYAIGGKTGSADKPKPTGGYYDDKVIATFAGAFPMEDPQYVFVITMDEPSEFVAGQTRRTAGWTTVPVTAEIIRRVAPLLGVRPNVEVTGSSDVSGVH; encoded by the coding sequence ATGATCCGCAAACCGCTTCGCCCTTTGGCGCGTATTTTGCAGGCCCGCGAAAGCGGCGAAAGCACCGATGCGATCCAGCGCGAAAACATGCGCCTGCGCCAAGAGGAAGAGCGCGATTACGGTCGCCAGCGCGCCGAGCGCCGCTTGCTGCTGCTGGGCGCGGCGTTCGCGCTGGGGTTTTTCATGGTCGGTGGGCGGATGGCGCTGCTGGCCTCGACCGAGCCGAGCGAGCCGCGCACCTCGGCGGGGTTGGTCGCCAGCATTACCAGCCAGCGCGCGGATATTGTCGACCGTAATGGCCGCCTGTTGGCGACGAATATCGAGACCGCGTCGGTCTATGTGCACCCGCAGCAACTGGTCGACCCCGAACGCGCCGCGCGCGAACTTGCGCAGATATTCCCCGAGCTGAACGAGGAGCGGATGCTTCACGACTTCACCTCGGACCGCCGCTTTTTGTGGATCCGCCGGCAGATTTCGCCCGAGCAGCGGCAGGCGGTGCATGACATCGGCGACCCCGGCATCCTGTTCGGCGCCCGCGAGGCACGCCTTTACCCAAACGGCCCAATTGCCGCGCATGTGATGGGCGGCGCTGGCTTTGGGAACGAGGATGTCTCCTCGGCCGAGGTGATCGGCGTGGCGGGGGTCGAGCGATTCTTTGACGAACGCCTGCGCGACCCCGCCCACCTGGCCGAGCCGTTGCAGCTTTCCATCGATCTGACCGTGCAGGCGGCGGTTGAACAGGTGCTGCAGGGCGGCATCACCATGATGAACGCCAAGGGCGCGGCGGGCATCATCATGGATATCCACACCGGCGAGATTATCGCCATGGCGTCCTTGCCCGATTTCGACCCGAACGACCGCCCCCGCGTGCTGACCGAGGGCGACCAGTCCGACAGCCCGCTATTTAACCGTGCGGTGCAGGGCGTTTACGAACTTGGGTCGGTATTCAAGATTTTCGCCGCCGCGCAGGCGATTGATCTGGGCTTGGTGAACCAAGACACCGTGCTGGATACCCGCAGCCCGCTGGTTGTGGGTCGCTTCCGCATCAGCGACTTCGGCAACTACGGCGCGCAGAATTCGGTCCACCAGATTATTGAAAAGTCCTCAAACGTGGGCTCGGCGCGCCTTGCGATGCTGATCGGCCCGCAGCGCCAGCGTGACTTTCTGGGCGAGCTGGGCTTTCTGACCCCGACGGGGCTGGAGCTGAGCGAGGCCGCCACTGGCGTCCCGCTGCTGCCCCGCACGTGGGGCGAGCTGACATCGATTACTGCGTCTTACGGGCACGGCTTTTCGTCGTCGCCCGTGCACTTGGCGGCGGGCTATTCGACCTTGCTGAACGGCGGGCATTTGGTGCGCCCAACGCTGGTGCACACCGAAGATCACCCGCTGGGCGAACAGATCGTCAGCCAATCGGTCTCGGAAGACGCGCGAGAAATGCTGCGTTCGGTCGTGACGCACGGCACGGCGTCGTTCGCGAATATTCCGGGCTATGCGATTGGCGGCAAGACGGGCTCGGCCGACAAGCCAAAGCCAACGGGCGGCTATTATGATGACAAGGTGATTGCCACCTTTGCGGGCGCTTTCCCGATGGAAGACCCGCAGTATGTTTTTGTTATCACCATGGACGAGCCGTCGGAATTCGTCGCAGGCCAAACGCGGCGCACGGCGGGGTGGACGACCGTTCCCGTCACCGCCGAGATTATTCGTCGCGTCGCACCGCTGCTGGGCGTGCGGCCGAATGTTGAGGTTACCGGCTCCTCTGATGTATCAGGCGTGCATTAA
- the ftsL gene encoding cell division protein FtsL, with protein MKALLHILVAALVMGLAFWAYRENYQTQAAQRQLNSLRNQIATTHARNAMLRAEWAYLNRPDRLSELVALNFSELGLLPMMGETYSRIDAIPFAQAETAQPVDPRGFDIVPQDFPPQEAALP; from the coding sequence ATGAAAGCGCTGCTGCACATCCTTGTTGCGGCGCTTGTGATGGGTTTGGCCTTTTGGGCCTACCGCGAGAATTACCAGACGCAGGCCGCACAGCGACAGTTGAACAGCCTGCGGAACCAGATCGCCACCACGCATGCCCGTAACGCCATGCTGCGCGCGGAATGGGCCTATCTGAACCGCCCCGACCGCCTCAGCGAACTGGTGGCGCTGAACTTCAGCGAATTGGGCCTGCTGCCTATGATGGGCGAAACCTACAGCCGTATTGACGCGATTCCCTTTGCGCAGGCCGAAACCGCCCAACCCGTCGACCCCCGCGGGTTTGACATCGTGCCGCAAGACTTCCCCCCGCAGGAGGCCGCTCTGCCATGA
- the rsmH gene encoding 16S rRNA (cytosine(1402)-N(4))-methyltransferase RsmH, translating to MADPVQNNASASPHVSVLIKPLVRAVQPVQGVWVDGTFGAGGYARDLLAAGATRVIGIDRDPTVFPLSADWRASMGDRVDLRLGTFSQMDKIVGEQVDGVVLDLGVSSMQIDQAERGFSFQKDGPLDMRMGDTGPTAADLVNTADEEALANILYLYGEERASRRIARAIVQARPIERTLELATIIAGCLPRQKPGQSHPATRSFQALRIAVNDEYRQLYDGLAAAESILKPGGHLAVVTFHSVEDRMVKRFMQLRAGATGGGSRYAPEVQGEAPAFTLVTRKAIQPDDEEVAANPRARSALLRVARRTDAPAGTLDPAEIGMPSLQPAKGRGGRR from the coding sequence ATGGCTGATCCGGTGCAAAATAACGCCAGCGCCAGCCCGCATGTCTCTGTTCTGATCAAGCCGTTGGTGCGCGCAGTGCAGCCCGTTCAGGGCGTTTGGGTTGATGGCACGTTCGGGGCAGGGGGCTATGCGCGCGATTTGCTGGCCGCAGGTGCCACGCGCGTGATCGGCATCGACCGCGATCCGACCGTGTTTCCGCTGTCTGCCGACTGGCGCGCGTCGATGGGTGACCGCGTTGATCTGCGCCTTGGCACCTTCTCCCAGATGGATAAGATTGTGGGCGAACAGGTCGACGGCGTGGTGCTGGATCTGGGCGTATCCTCGATGCAGATCGACCAAGCCGAGCGTGGGTTTTCCTTCCAAAAAGACGGCCCGCTGGACATGCGTATGGGCGATACCGGCCCGACCGCCGCCGATCTGGTGAACACCGCCGACGAAGAGGCGCTGGCCAACATCCTCTATCTTTACGGCGAGGAGCGCGCCTCGCGCCGGATCGCCCGCGCGATCGTGCAGGCCCGCCCCATCGAGCGGACGCTGGAATTGGCGACGATTATCGCCGGCTGCCTGCCGCGCCAAAAGCCCGGGCAAAGCCATCCGGCGACGCGCAGTTTTCAGGCATTGCGGATCGCGGTGAATGATGAATACCGCCAGCTTTACGACGGTCTGGCCGCCGCAGAATCTATTCTGAAGCCGGGGGGCCATCTGGCCGTGGTCACCTTCCATTCGGTCGAAGACCGCATGGTCAAGCGTTTTATGCAACTGCGCGCAGGCGCGACAGGCGGCGGCAGCCGTTACGCACCCGAAGTGCAGGGCGAGGCCCCCGCCTTCACGCTGGTTACGCGCAAAGCCATTCAGCCTGACGATGAAGAAGTTGCCGCCAATCCCCGCGCGCGCTCGGCCCTGTTGCGGGTGGCGCGGCGAACGGATGCGCCAGCGGGCACGCTTGATCCGGCAGAAATCGGCATGCCCAGCCTGCAGCCCGCCAAGGGGCGCGGGGGCCGCAGATGA